Proteins encoded within one genomic window of Flavobacterium oreochromis:
- the gdhA gene encoding NADP-specific glutamate dehydrogenase, whose product MSQSIEAFVEAVAKNNPNEPEFLQAVREVAETVIPFIEANPKYQGKTLLERMVEPERVIMFRVAWVDDKGQTQVNKGYRIQMNSAIGPYKGGLRFHPSVNLSILKFLAFEQVFKNSLTTLPMGGGKGGSNFDPKGKSDNEIMRFCQAFMTELSRHIGADTDVPAGDIGVGGREVGYMYGQYKKLRNEFTGVLTGKGITFGGSLIRPEATGYGDVYFAQNMLATKGESFTGKTVVVSGSGNVAQYAIEKATQLGAKVVTASDSSGYIYDADGIDADKLAYIMEIKNVRYGRINEYVAKYPNAKFVEGKRPWEVKCDIALPCATQNELNGEEAQLLVNNGCICVAEGANMPSTPEAVEIFIKNKILFAPGKASNAGGVATSGLEMSQNSLRLSWTREEVDQRLQRIMSDIHEACVTYGKDESGFVDYVKGANIAGFVKVADAMLAQGVV is encoded by the coding sequence ATGTCACAAAGTATTGAAGCTTTTGTTGAAGCAGTTGCAAAAAACAATCCAAACGAACCAGAATTCTTACAAGCAGTAAGAGAGGTTGCAGAAACAGTTATACCTTTTATTGAAGCTAATCCTAAGTACCAAGGGAAAACATTATTAGAGCGTATGGTAGAACCAGAACGCGTAATTATGTTTAGAGTAGCTTGGGTAGATGATAAAGGGCAAACTCAAGTAAATAAAGGATATCGTATCCAAATGAATTCAGCTATAGGACCTTACAAAGGAGGATTGCGTTTTCACCCTTCTGTAAACTTAAGTATTTTAAAGTTCTTAGCATTCGAGCAAGTATTCAAAAACTCTTTAACTACTTTGCCAATGGGTGGAGGAAAAGGAGGTTCTAACTTTGATCCTAAAGGAAAATCAGATAATGAAATCATGCGTTTTTGTCAAGCCTTCATGACTGAATTATCTCGTCATATTGGTGCTGATACTGACGTTCCTGCTGGAGATATTGGTGTTGGTGGTCGTGAAGTAGGTTATATGTATGGTCAATACAAAAAATTACGTAACGAGTTCACAGGAGTATTAACTGGAAAAGGAATCACTTTTGGTGGTTCATTAATCCGTCCTGAAGCTACTGGTTATGGAGATGTGTATTTTGCACAAAACATGTTGGCTACTAAAGGAGAAAGTTTTACTGGAAAAACAGTAGTAGTTTCTGGATCAGGTAATGTGGCACAGTATGCGATTGAAAAAGCAACTCAATTAGGAGCTAAAGTTGTTACAGCTTCTGACTCTTCTGGTTATATTTATGATGCTGATGGTATTGATGCAGATAAATTAGCTTACATCATGGAAATTAAAAATGTAAGATACGGAAGAATTAATGAGTACGTTGCTAAATATCCAAATGCTAAATTTGTAGAAGGAAAACGCCCTTGGGAAGTAAAATGTGATATTGCATTACCATGTGCAACTCAAAACGAATTAAATGGAGAAGAAGCGCAATTATTAGTAAACAACGGATGTATTTGTGTGGCTGAGGGTGCTAATATGCCGTCAACTCCAGAAGCTGTTGAAATCTTCATTAAAAACAAAATTTTATTCGCTCCAGGTAAAGCTTCTAACGCTGGTGGTGTGGCTACTTCAGGTCTTGAAATGTCGCAAAACTCTTTACGTTTAAGCTGGACTAGAGAAGAAGTAGATCAAAGATTACAACGTATCATGAGTGATATTCACGAAGCATGTGTTACTTATGGTAAAGACGAGTCTGGTTTTGTAGACTACGTAAAAGGAGCAAATATTGCTGGTTTCGTGAAAGTAGCAGATGCTATGTTAGCACAAGGAGTAGTATAA
- the porZ gene encoding type IX secretion system anionic LPS delivery protein PorZ: MKNWVTFLFILLNFSHVFAQEINSWKGYYSYNMVKDLELVGNNILIAADNAYFLSDLNTNQTKKISTAEGLSGDPITQIHYSPTYNKTIVGHSNGLVIIVDETDGSMFYLKGIEDKPNILPNKKRINHFEEYNGKIYISTGYGITVLDMDKSQFGDTFFIGVGGTEQDVLSTSIINDTIYAIVKSNGIYAARLTNPFLIDFAQWNIVQPGNWLFLKSTKTKKILISDMGAIHELKSDNSISYITSVLQIPKDVNYNQDKLIVTSSNYINIFDENLNPVKELIWDKKFQSFFTNSSFKNNKIYTGTESNGLFSVDLDNTEVITNLTPSCPEKNRFFRIKVNNDVLWGVYGGYSLYYNPYEYCCGGPSQSGISIYSDQKWINLPYENLLGTRAISSIAFNPKDKNQVFIGSFFSGLLKLDNFTATNLYNQMNSPLKDELIPNVVLVNTPNFDLNGDLWITNSRAEKALFSVDKNNNWKSYSLKNIVLQPLAESYSAMKIDKNGTKWLGTFKTGVIGFNEKLNKNIIISNIKGKGSLPDNDVRSLALDNNNQLWIGTFNGLRYLPNVNSFLTDTSLDAKQIILLEEGTAQELFYQSNILDIEVDGANNKWVSVEGSGVFFISPDGQQTKLHFTKENSPLPSDIVDDIEIDQITGKVYFATNNGTVSYQSLPTVGTKDYSNTYIYPNPYRPEHKETVKITGLKDKSNVKITDIEGNLVFEVISQGGTLEWDTLSFAKTKVSSGVYVVLISDENGEDTVVKKLLVIR; the protein is encoded by the coding sequence ATGAAGAATTGGGTTACATTTTTATTTATATTGCTAAATTTTTCTCACGTTTTTGCTCAAGAAATTAACTCTTGGAAAGGCTACTACTCCTATAACATGGTTAAAGATCTTGAATTAGTAGGTAATAATATACTGATAGCTGCTGATAATGCTTATTTTTTATCTGATTTAAACACAAATCAAACTAAAAAAATTTCAACTGCCGAAGGTCTTTCTGGAGATCCTATTACTCAAATTCATTATAGCCCAACTTATAATAAAACCATTGTAGGGCACTCTAATGGATTAGTTATTATTGTTGATGAAACAGATGGTTCCATGTTTTATCTAAAAGGAATAGAAGATAAACCTAATATTTTACCTAATAAAAAAAGAATAAATCATTTTGAAGAATATAATGGAAAAATATATATATCTACAGGGTATGGAATTACCGTTTTAGATATGGATAAATCTCAATTTGGAGATACTTTTTTTATAGGAGTAGGAGGAACTGAGCAAGATGTTTTAAGTACCTCTATTATTAATGATACGATTTATGCTATTGTTAAATCAAACGGAATTTATGCCGCTAGATTAACTAATCCCTTTTTGATTGATTTTGCTCAATGGAATATTGTTCAACCAGGCAATTGGCTTTTCTTGAAGTCTACCAAAACAAAAAAAATTTTAATATCTGATATGGGAGCTATACATGAATTAAAATCAGATAATTCAATCTCCTATATAACTTCTGTTTTACAAATTCCTAAAGATGTTAATTATAATCAGGATAAATTAATAGTTACTTCGTCTAATTATATTAACATATTTGACGAAAATTTAAATCCAGTAAAAGAATTAATTTGGGATAAAAAATTTCAATCATTTTTTACAAATTCTTCCTTTAAAAATAATAAAATTTATACAGGAACAGAAAGTAATGGTTTGTTTTCCGTAGACTTAGATAACACAGAAGTAATAACTAATTTGACACCTTCCTGCCCAGAAAAAAATCGTTTTTTTAGAATAAAGGTGAATAATGATGTTTTATGGGGTGTTTATGGAGGGTATTCGCTATATTATAATCCTTATGAGTACTGTTGTGGAGGACCTAGTCAATCAGGGATTAGTATTTATTCTGATCAAAAATGGATTAACCTTCCGTATGAAAATTTATTAGGAACTAGAGCTATATCTAGTATTGCTTTTAATCCTAAAGATAAAAATCAAGTTTTTATTGGTTCTTTTTTCAGCGGATTGTTGAAGCTAGATAATTTTACAGCTACTAATTTGTATAATCAGATGAATAGTCCATTAAAAGATGAGTTAATTCCTAATGTAGTTCTTGTAAATACACCTAATTTTGATTTAAATGGGGATTTATGGATTACAAATAGTAGAGCGGAAAAAGCTCTTTTTTCTGTTGATAAAAACAATAATTGGAAAAGTTATTCTTTAAAAAATATAGTACTTCAACCCTTAGCTGAAAGTTATTCTGCTATGAAAATTGATAAAAATGGGACAAAATGGCTTGGTACGTTTAAAACAGGAGTTATAGGGTTTAATGAAAAATTAAATAAAAATATTATTATTAGTAATATAAAAGGAAAAGGTAGTTTACCAGACAATGATGTTCGTTCTTTAGCTCTGGATAATAACAATCAATTATGGATAGGTACATTTAACGGCTTGCGTTATTTGCCAAATGTTAATTCATTTTTAACGGATACCAGTTTAGATGCTAAACAAATTATTTTACTTGAAGAAGGAACTGCTCAAGAACTTTTCTATCAATCTAATATCCTAGATATAGAAGTTGATGGAGCAAATAATAAATGGGTTTCTGTTGAAGGATCAGGTGTTTTTTTTATTTCACCTGATGGACAACAAACTAAATTACATTTTACAAAAGAAAATTCTCCTTTACCTAGTGATATAGTAGATGATATAGAAATTGATCAAATAACAGGTAAAGTTTATTTTGCTACTAATAATGGAACTGTGTCTTATCAAAGTTTACCAACTGTGGGAACCAAAGATTATTCAAATACTTATATCTATCCTAATCCCTACCGACCAGAACATAAAGAAACGGTTAAAATTACAGGATTAAAAGATAAAAGCAACGTTAAAATTACAGATATAGAAGGGAATTTAGTATTTGAGGTAATCTCGCAAGGAGGAACACTGGAATGGGATACCTTATCTTTTGCTAAAACAAAAGTGTCATCAGGTGTTTATGTTGTATTAATATCTGATGAAAATGGGGAGGATACAGTTGTCAAAAAATTACTAGTTATTCGATAA
- a CDS encoding acyltransferase family protein, with protein MESIFLNFIEPCLPNVFSTNPLPFINGSLWTMKIEEGFYIILPILFYLINKFKNKTSVLAFVYLASVLYSYIMLEFLNLPLLEKQLPGKLSYFSIGIYIYLNFDFFIQNKSKFLIAAWFLFLIQVYFLNIDLFFPFILGVTILFLAYSLPFLNKFSAKADYTYGIYLYHFPLIQIVIYFGYFKKYNPIIVSLIVILITYVLAYFSWHLIEKRFLNRP; from the coding sequence TTGGAATCTATTTTTTTAAATTTTATAGAGCCCTGCCTTCCTAATGTGTTTAGTACAAACCCCCTTCCCTTTATAAATGGTTCTCTATGGACAATGAAAATAGAAGAAGGATTTTATATTATCCTTCCCATACTATTTTACTTAATTAATAAATTTAAGAACAAAACATCAGTATTAGCGTTTGTTTATTTAGCTTCTGTTTTATATTCTTATATAATGTTAGAGTTTTTAAATTTACCATTGTTAGAAAAACAACTTCCAGGAAAATTATCCTATTTTTCCATAGGAATCTATATTTATCTAAATTTTGATTTCTTTATTCAAAATAAATCGAAATTTTTAATAGCAGCATGGTTCTTATTTTTGATTCAAGTTTATTTTTTAAATATTGACTTATTTTTTCCTTTTATATTAGGGGTAACCATTTTGTTTCTAGCGTATTCACTCCCTTTTTTGAATAAATTTAGTGCAAAAGCAGATTATACATATGGTATTTATCTTTATCACTTTCCTCTAATACAAATCGTTATTTATTTTGGATACTTCAAAAAATACAACCCTATAATCGTTAGTTTGATAGTAATATTAATAACTTATGTATTAGCCTATTTTTCATGGCATCTAATTGAAAAACGCTTTTTAAATAGACCTTAA
- the recO gene encoding DNA repair protein RecO: MLTKTKAIVLSAIRYQEKSLIVKCFTETDGIKTYFVSSAYSAKKSNQKIAYFQPLTILDIVANHKNKGTLEHFKEIGVAIHFQTIPFNIVKHSIVLFYQKFFIKF; the protein is encoded by the coding sequence ATGTTAACTAAAACTAAAGCAATCGTTTTAAGCGCTATTCGATATCAAGAAAAATCTTTGATTGTAAAATGTTTTACCGAAACAGATGGTATCAAAACATATTTTGTATCTTCAGCTTATTCAGCTAAAAAGTCAAATCAAAAAATAGCATACTTTCAACCATTAACAATATTAGATATTGTAGCAAATCATAAAAATAAAGGAACGTTAGAGCATTTTAAAGAGATTGGAGTAGCTATACATTTTCAAACTATCCCATTTAATATTGTAAAGCACTCCATTGTTCTTTTTTATCAGAAATTCTTCATCAAGTTTTAA
- the recO gene encoding DNA repair protein RecO, with protein sequence MLHQVLKEETKNTSLYVFLETAIVWLDNHEEIANFHLIFLIKITKLLGFFPDTDEREAPYFDLYNGMFRDSLDIHTLTIEDTLLFKRLVLLEFSNQEKIFKQQERQKLLDILIQYYQLHLENFKKPKSLEVLKELFY encoded by the coding sequence ATTCTTCATCAAGTTTTAAAAGAAGAAACAAAAAATACTTCCTTGTACGTATTCTTAGAAACAGCTATTGTATGGTTAGATAATCACGAAGAAATTGCTAATTTTCACCTTATTTTTTTAATTAAAATTACAAAATTATTAGGTTTTTTCCCTGATACAGATGAACGAGAAGCTCCTTATTTTGATTTATATAATGGCATGTTTAGGGATTCATTAGATATCCATACCCTAACTATTGAAGATACCCTTTTATTTAAGCGTTTAGTTTTGTTAGAATTTTCTAATCAAGAAAAAATATTTAAACAACAAGAAAGACAAAAACTCTTAGATATTTTAATACAATATTATCAATTACATTTAGAAAATTTTAAAAAACCTAAATCACTTGAAGTTTTAAAAGAGTTGTTTTATTAA
- a CDS encoding TraR/DksA family transcriptional regulator, which produces MVEEQIRYSDSDLAEFKELIQTKLEKAKVDLELIKSAYLNDLNNGTDDTSPTFKAFEEGSETMSKEANSQLATRQEKFIRDLKNALIRIENKTYGICKVTGKLIAKERLKLVPHATMSIEAKNLQK; this is translated from the coding sequence ATGGTGGAAGAACAAATTAGATATTCGGATTCAGATTTAGCGGAATTTAAGGAGTTAATCCAGACTAAATTAGAAAAAGCCAAAGTAGATTTAGAACTTATAAAAAGTGCTTACTTAAACGATTTGAATAATGGTACAGATGATACCTCGCCTACATTCAAAGCATTTGAAGAAGGAAGCGAAACAATGAGTAAAGAAGCTAACTCTCAATTGGCTACTCGTCAAGAAAAGTTTATACGTGATTTAAAAAATGCCTTAATTCGTATTGAAAATAAAACGTATGGCATTTGTAAAGTGACTGGTAAATTAATTGCAAAAGAGCGTTTAAAATTAGTTCCACATGCTACGATGAGTATCGAAGCTAAAAATTTGCAAAAATAA
- a CDS encoding lipoprotein signal peptidase produces the protein MNLKKAYLIVFLVLLIDQISKIYVKTKFMLHEEVVITKWFKFLFVENEGMAWGVELPGIYGKLILTTFRIFAVFGIGYWLWQSVKEKASNLLIVAISLILAGAFGNILDSVFYGVIFDHSEGQLATIFSDKPYGTWLYGKVVDMFYFPIWQGELPSWIPVFGGRYFTFFNAIFNVADIAISTGVGILIVFNKKVFGK, from the coding sequence ATGAATCTAAAAAAAGCCTATTTAATAGTTTTCCTAGTTTTATTAATAGATCAAATATCAAAAATATATGTAAAAACAAAATTCATGCTACATGAAGAAGTTGTTATTACTAAATGGTTTAAATTTCTTTTCGTAGAAAATGAAGGGATGGCTTGGGGTGTTGAACTACCAGGTATATACGGTAAATTAATCTTGACAACTTTCCGAATTTTTGCAGTTTTTGGAATTGGTTATTGGTTGTGGCAATCGGTAAAAGAAAAAGCTTCTAATTTATTAATAGTAGCTATTTCATTAATATTAGCAGGCGCCTTTGGAAACATCCTAGACTCCGTATTCTATGGTGTTATTTTTGATCATAGTGAAGGACAGTTAGCTACTATTTTTTCAGATAAACCCTATGGAACTTGGTTGTACGGAAAGGTTGTAGATATGTTTTATTTCCCTATTTGGCAAGGAGAATTACCTTCTTGGATCCCTGTTTTTGGGGGTAGGTATTTTACTTTTTTTAATGCTATTTTTAACGTAGCTGATATTGCGATATCTACAGGAGTAGGGATATTAATTGTTTTTAATAAAAAAGTTTTCGGGAAATAA
- the purN gene encoding phosphoribosylglycinamide formyltransferase, translated as MKKIVIFASGSGSNAEKIILHFEKNSEISVNYVYSNNLKAKVLERAKNHKIPTQTFTKEELNSGAVLTHLNKVKPDLIVLAGFLLKFPEEIIKVYPNQIINIHPALLPKYGGKGMYGMNVHEAVLKNNEKETGITIHYVNEHYDEGTIIAQHVTNIENCKKAEEIATAIQLLEHTYFPIEIEKLLNTI; from the coding sequence ATGAAAAAAATTGTAATATTTGCTTCCGGTTCAGGATCTAATGCAGAAAAAATCATATTACACTTTGAAAAAAACTCTGAAATAAGCGTAAATTATGTTTATTCCAACAATTTAAAAGCTAAAGTATTAGAACGTGCTAAAAATCATAAAATACCGACTCAGACTTTTACAAAAGAGGAATTAAATTCAGGAGCCGTTCTAACTCATTTAAATAAGGTAAAACCTGATTTAATCGTTTTAGCTGGTTTTTTACTAAAGTTTCCAGAGGAAATAATTAAGGTCTATCCAAACCAAATTATTAATATACATCCTGCACTTTTACCTAAATATGGTGGAAAGGGAATGTACGGAATGAATGTACATGAAGCAGTGTTAAAAAATAATGAAAAAGAAACAGGTATTACAATTCATTATGTAAACGAACACTATGACGAAGGTACTATTATTGCACAACATGTAACTAATATAGAAAATTGTAAGAAAGCAGAAGAAATAGCTACAGCTATTCAGCTATTAGAACACACTTATTTTCCTATTGAAATTGAGAAACTTTTAAATACTATTTAA
- a CDS encoding acyl carrier protein has protein sequence MSDIASRVKAIIVDKLGVDENEVVSEASFTNDLGADSLDTVELIMEFEKEFDIQIPDDQAENIATVGQAISYIEEAKK, from the coding sequence ATGTCAGACATTGCATCAAGAGTAAAAGCGATTATCGTGGACAAATTAGGTGTTGACGAGAACGAAGTAGTTTCTGAAGCAAGCTTCACTAACGATTTAGGAGCTGATTCATTAGACACTGTTGAGCTAATCATGGAATTCGAAAAAGAATTTGATATTCAAATTCCAGATGACCAAGCTGAAAACATTGCTACTGTGGGTCAAGCGATCTCTTATATCGAAGAAGCTAAAAAATAA
- the fabF gene encoding beta-ketoacyl-ACP synthase II translates to MQLKRVVVTGLGALTPIGNNLQEYWEGLINGKSGAAPITYYDTEKHKTKFACEVKNFKVEEFIDRKEARRMDKFAQYAIVASDEAIKDSGLELDKINKYRVGVIWGAGIGGLETFQEEVLSYAKGDGTPRFNPFFIPKMIADIAPGHISMRNGFMGPNYTTVSACASSANALVDAFNYIRLGMCDVIVSGGSEAAVTIAGMGGFNSMQALSTRNESPETASRPFDATRDGFVLGEGAGALVLEEYEHAKARGAKIYCEVGGCGMSSDAYHLTAPHPEGIGVIAVMNNTLQDAGLRPEDVDHINTHGTSTPLGDVAELKAISSVFGQHAKNININSTKSMTGHLLGAAGAIEAIASILAIKNGIIPPTINHNVIDENIDPNLNLTLNKAQKRDIKVAMSNTFGFGGHNACVLFKKIE, encoded by the coding sequence ATGCAATTAAAGCGAGTAGTAGTAACCGGATTAGGAGCTTTAACGCCTATCGGGAATAACCTTCAAGAGTACTGGGAAGGGCTAATTAATGGGAAAAGCGGAGCTGCTCCTATTACTTATTATGATACTGAAAAACATAAAACTAAATTTGCTTGTGAAGTTAAAAATTTCAAAGTAGAGGAGTTTATTGATAGAAAAGAAGCTAGAAGAATGGATAAATTCGCTCAATATGCTATTGTAGCAAGTGACGAAGCTATTAAAGATTCTGGTTTAGAATTGGATAAGATAAACAAATACCGTGTTGGTGTTATTTGGGGAGCAGGAATTGGAGGATTAGAGACTTTTCAAGAAGAGGTTTTAAGCTATGCTAAAGGTGATGGAACACCACGCTTCAACCCATTCTTTATTCCAAAAATGATTGCTGATATTGCACCAGGACACATCTCAATGCGTAATGGTTTTATGGGACCTAATTATACAACTGTTTCTGCTTGTGCTTCATCAGCTAATGCTTTAGTAGATGCTTTTAATTATATCCGTCTAGGAATGTGTGATGTAATTGTTTCAGGTGGATCTGAGGCAGCCGTTACGATTGCTGGTATGGGAGGATTTAATTCTATGCAGGCCTTATCGACAAGAAATGAAAGTCCTGAAACAGCATCAAGACCTTTTGATGCTACTCGTGATGGATTTGTTTTAGGTGAAGGAGCTGGAGCGTTAGTGTTAGAAGAATATGAGCATGCAAAAGCACGTGGCGCTAAAATTTACTGCGAAGTAGGAGGATGTGGTATGTCATCTGATGCTTATCATTTAACAGCTCCTCATCCAGAAGGTATTGGAGTTATTGCAGTAATGAATAACACACTACAGGATGCAGGGTTAAGACCAGAAGATGTAGATCATATTAATACACATGGTACATCTACTCCTCTTGGAGATGTAGCAGAATTAAAAGCTATTAGTTCTGTTTTTGGTCAACATGCTAAAAATATTAATATTAATTCTACTAAATCTATGACTGGGCACTTGTTAGGTGCAGCAGGAGCTATTGAAGCAATAGCCTCTATTTTAGCTATTAAAAATGGTATTATTCCACCTACTATTAATCATAATGTGATAGATGAAAATATTGATCCAAATTTAAACCTTACTTTGAATAAAGCTCAAAAGCGAGATATAAAAGTAGCTATGAGTAATACTTTTGGTTTTGGTGGTCATAATGCCTGTGTTTTGTTTAAGAAAATAGAATAA
- a CDS encoding AAA family ATPase codes for MEENTTTLDIRAINEKIERESAFIDLLTMEMNKVIVGQKHMVERLLIGLLGQGHILLEGVPGLAKTLAINTLSQAVYGSFSRIQFTPDLLPADVVGTMIYNIKDNAFSIKKGPVFANFVLADEINRAPAKVQSALLEAMQEKQVTIGDNTFKLDKPFLVLATQNPVEQEGTYPLPEAQVDRFMLKTVIDYPKMEEERIVIRQNLNGGFDKVKPVVSIEQILRAQEAVREVYMDEKIEKYILDIIFATRYPEKYKLESLKPLISFGASPRGSINLAVAAKCYAFIKRRGYVIPEDVRAVVHDVLRHRIGITYEAEAENVTSVDIINKIVNEIEVP; via the coding sequence ATGGAAGAGAATACCACTACTTTAGATATTAGAGCTATTAATGAAAAAATAGAGAGAGAAAGTGCTTTTATTGATCTATTAACGATGGAAATGAATAAAGTCATCGTCGGGCAAAAACACATGGTAGAACGGTTACTAATAGGGCTTTTAGGACAAGGGCATATTTTACTTGAAGGAGTACCTGGTTTAGCCAAAACATTAGCTATAAATACTTTATCACAGGCAGTTTATGGTAGTTTTAGCCGTATTCAGTTTACGCCTGATTTATTACCTGCAGATGTGGTAGGGACTATGATATATAATATTAAGGATAATGCTTTTTCTATTAAAAAAGGACCTGTTTTCGCTAATTTTGTTTTAGCAGATGAAATTAACCGTGCTCCAGCAAAAGTTCAATCAGCTTTGTTAGAAGCCATGCAAGAAAAACAAGTGACAATTGGTGATAATACCTTTAAATTAGATAAACCATTTTTAGTATTAGCTACACAAAATCCGGTAGAACAAGAAGGTACTTACCCATTACCTGAAGCACAGGTTGACCGTTTTATGTTGAAAACGGTAATAGACTATCCTAAAATGGAAGAAGAACGAATCGTTATCCGCCAAAATTTAAATGGAGGTTTTGATAAAGTAAAGCCAGTTGTTTCTATAGAGCAAATACTTCGTGCACAAGAAGCAGTACGCGAGGTATACATGGATGAAAAAATTGAAAAATATATTTTAGATATCATTTTTGCTACTCGTTATCCAGAAAAATATAAATTAGAATCATTAAAACCCTTAATTAGTTTTGGAGCTTCACCTCGTGGAAGTATTAATTTAGCTGTAGCAGCTAAGTGTTATGCTTTTATTAAACGCAGAGGCTATGTTATTCCAGAAGATGTTAGAGCGGTAGTACATGATGTATTACGTCATCGTATAGGTATTACTTATGAAGCAGAAGCAGAAAATGTAACCTCAGTAGATATTATTAATAAAATTGTAAACGAAATTGAAGTACCATAG
- a CDS encoding DUF58 domain-containing protein, whose translation METKDLLKKVRKIEIKTRRLSDHIFSGEYHTSFKGRGMTFSEVRQYQYGDDVRAIDWNVTARYKEPYVKVFEEERELTMMLMVDISGSESFGTKNQLKSEIVTEIAATLAFSATQNNDKIGLILFSDQIELYIPPKKGKSHVLRIIRELIEFEAKSKQTNVGKALEFLSATQKKKAIVFMISDFITDDNYEKTLKIASKKHDITGIRVFDIREEKIPDVGLVAMQDAETDAIQWINTSSKNVRLQYEKYYQEKVSYFKDVFSKCGAGTVHTRVDESYVKKLLGYFKSR comes from the coding sequence ATGGAAACAAAAGATTTACTCAAAAAAGTTCGTAAAATAGAAATCAAAACCCGAAGACTCAGTGATCATATCTTCTCGGGAGAATATCACACATCCTTTAAAGGACGTGGTATGACTTTTTCAGAGGTACGTCAATATCAATATGGAGATGATGTGCGTGCTATTGACTGGAATGTTACGGCACGTTACAAAGAACCTTATGTAAAAGTCTTTGAAGAAGAACGTGAATTAACTATGATGTTAATGGTAGATATTTCGGGTTCGGAAAGTTTTGGTACTAAAAATCAATTAAAAAGTGAAATTGTAACTGAAATAGCAGCAACATTAGCTTTTTCAGCAACCCAGAATAATGATAAAATTGGGTTAATTTTATTTTCAGACCAAATTGAATTATATATTCCTCCTAAAAAGGGAAAATCACATGTATTACGTATTATTCGAGAATTAATTGAGTTTGAAGCTAAGAGCAAACAAACGAATGTAGGTAAAGCCTTAGAATTTCTTTCTGCAACACAAAAAAAGAAAGCAATTGTATTTATGATTTCTGATTTTATTACTGATGATAATTATGAAAAAACATTAAAGATTGCCAGTAAAAAACATGATATTACAGGCATAAGGGTTTTTGATATTCGTGAGGAAAAAATACCAGATGTAGGTTTAGTAGCTATGCAAGATGCTGAAACAGATGCTATACAGTGGATAAATACCAGTTCAAAAAATGTTCGTTTACAATATGAGAAATACTACCAAGAGAAAGTAAGTTATTTTAAGGATGTTTTCTCAAAATGTGGTGCAGGAACGGTGCATACAAGAGTTGATGAAAGTTATGTGAAAAAATTGTTGGGTTATTTTAAATCAAGATAA